The DNA region ATCACCGACGACACCTTCCTCTACCAAATTACCCGCGCAGACAACAACGGCTACATCGATGGGATTCAGCTCGGTATCATCGGCATCAGTAACGACTCGACGTTCCGTGAGCGCCTCGATGCCAAGGTCCAGTCCTCACTTTGTGAAACCGAAATTTCGTTCCCTCCGTACGGAACTGAAGAACTCCAGAAAGTACTCGAACAGCGCGCTGAGATCGCGTTCCACACGAACGCGCTCGACGATGGTGTGATTCCACTGTGTGCCGCTCTGGGTCGACAGGATGGGGGTGACGCCCGGCGCGCTATCACCTTGCTCCGAAAGGCAGGTGATCTCGCACGAACGGAAAATGCGAATGTCGTGACGACCACACACGTAGAGCGCGCACAAGAGCGCCTTGAAGCCCAACAGAGCATGGACATCATGCGCGACCTGACCGAACACGAGCAACTCACGCTCTACGCGCTCACCACACTGGCCGCCGAGGATGCCACCCCTGCCCGATCGCGGGTGGTTTACCAACGGTACAAACAACTTTGCGAGGCCCAGAACCGTGAACCGAGAACTGCCCGCCGAATGCGCAGCTTCCTCTCTGATTTCGAGATTCTCAATCTGACACATTCGCAGATCGAACACCGGGGGCAAGACGGTGGGACGTACCGCGAGCATGAACTGACCCGTAATATCCCGACGGTCATCGACGCACTCCAGACGGTGATCGCTGAGACCGGTGCTCATTCCAGTGTCGTTGAGTACCTTCCTGACTCAGGCGAGGAGTTCGCCAGAATCTGAACGCGGTCTAGAGATCGTCTGATCTGGTCTCGGGTAGAGGACCTCTGCGTTGCTGTAGGAGGAATCTCTCGTTTTAAGGCCTATAGCGGTGGATTGAGGGCGCATGACACTCTTTTTGAGCCTTACAAGCGTTTATTGGCTGGAAAAGTCAAGATAAGATTGACCAATGAGTCTTGATGAGGCGGTTGATGAAGCGCTCGCGACGTACAATATGTCGCGCAGCGAAGAGGCCGAGGAAACAGGCCGAACAGTCGCCACGCTCCAAGACTAACAGAGCCACTTAGCCGAGGTTCCGACTCTTTTCAGAAAACTCCGATCTCGATAGCCCCCGCGTTTCCTTCAATTCTGGATTTCCTGCGCGTTCGACGGCCTCCTCGACGAACTCGATCAAGAGTGCTTCATGCTGCTCCGCGTAGACGATTTTTGCCTCACTCGGGTGCAGACACTTGCCACCTGGAAGCGCAGCCAGGACGAGCGCGAAACCGCTCAGCGTCAGGCTGTTAAGGCGATCTCCGATGACGAACGCGCCGGGCTCGATGACCGAGGCATCTCGACGGACCCTGCGGACTACGACGACGTCCCGAGCGGGGCGTACATCACGATCAAAACGACCAAACAGACGAGGCCGTACGTCGAGAGTTCCTTGGCATATTTCACGTAGGTTTCTCGCGTCATCTGATCCGCGTCGAGCTCATCGGTTACCCATTGGTAGATCTGATAGCCGACTGGACTCGGAACTGTGCTCCCTGTTTGGGATGAGTGGCATCTCGCAGACGGTGGCCGATGCTTCCATTGGCTTAGCGCTCAATGTTTCGCGAACCTCGAGCAATCCAGTTATCCGGAGATTGTGGGTTTACCTCCGCTGGCCACTGACCAGATAGCCCGCTCTAAGAGGAGCTTCTTCACGTGGCCCGTGAAACTAGACATTTTCGTTGTTTGCTTGAATGTTTCGTTGAGATACCAGACATCCGTCTGACGGGGGGTGTCCGCAATAGTAGTAGGATGGAAAGCTCGATGCGGCCGAATTCACCATGCGATAGAATTGTGGACGGGGGGTACGGTGAGCGACGGTGGGAGACACTCCTATCAGAGAAGGATAGACACAATGGTCGAGATTGGACATCTCGTCCGGCACGATTGAGTGGTCACTTTTCGCGAGCGCATCGCGGTTCGGTCTACAAAGGCGATACGGTCGATGACCGAGGGGGGATGTCCGCAATTACGCCTGGAGTCTTCAGTACGTTCGCGAGCCGTCGAGACACGGGGGGTGTCCGCAATTAGATCGACAGCCTCCAGCGCACTACGAGCAGTCAAGAGACGGGGGGTGTCCGCAATTAGCGGCTGGTAGAGCGCTTTTCGGGTCGGTTCTCGATTTCGAAGTGACGAGGGGGAAACACTCGTCGTCAGGAACCATGTAGCGACGACACGCGCCTGGAGGGGGTGTGTCCGCAATTCATTGAGCGTGGGCTCGCCAGTCGATAGCTACCGGAGTTCCGACGCGATCTCCTCGGCGATATGTCCATACCGAGGGGCGTAGCTATCATCCGAGAGGAGGATGTCGATTGTCTCATCCAGTGGGATGGAGAGTTCTCCCTCCCAGCGTTCACCGCCACGCTGTCCCCCAGCCACTTTTTCTAGGTTGATGACGCCGGTCAGCTTGAGATCCTGCAGCCGGTCACGCATCCGTCGCTGGACTAGCGGGGTCTCATCGACGGACTTCGCGTACGTGCTGTAGTAGGTGTGGATCTCGTTCGTTCGCGCGGGCGTCTCCCCACGCGCCTCCAGATACAGCAAGCCACAGAGCGTCAGGAGGTCATCAGCCGTGTGATCGTTCAGCATGTTCTTGATGTAGTTCTTGTTCACCTCCTGTTTCGCGGCCTCGACGTGCTCGACAGTTACGGCCTCCGTACGCTCGTCGTGGGCGATTGTGGCCGCCTGGCCAAGTAGATCGATCGCTTGTCGGGCGGAACCGCGTTCACGTTCGGCACTACTCGCACAGGTGCGGACGACACGTTCGGTGACCACGCTGCTGTCGATACCGACGACTTCGCCGTCGTCGTACGTGAGGGTCGTGTCGTGGAGACCGGCGGCAGCCCGGCGGTAGAGGATCTGTGTGAGTTGGTCGACGGTGTACGGTGGGAAGTCGACCTCGGACTCATAGAGGGCGTCTTTGATTCGGGGCGAGAGCTCGCTTTTGAACCGTCGGTCGTTACTGATTCCGATCACCGAACATCCGACGTCGTCGTCGAGCTCCTCCGAGGAGTATGCTCGTGGGAGCTTGTACAGGATGTTGAGCTCGTCATCGCTGGTATCCTTGATGCGGTCAATCTCGTCGAGGAGATAGATATAGGTCCCGCCGTGCTCGTTCATGTACTCGAAGAGATCGCTGTAGAGGTTGTCGAGGGTCTGCCCGCGGGGCTTCCGGTCGAGCCCTTTGAGCTTCTTCAAGGCGGTCGTCAGGACGTGATACGACTTGTTGGCGCTGTTGCACTCGATGTAGACGATAGTGACGTTGAGATCCTCTTGGTCGGCGAAGTCGGCGAACTGATCACGCTTGAGGAGAACGGCCGCAGTCTTGCCCTGCCCGGGTTTACCGTAGATGAAAAGGTTCCGGGGGTTTTCGCCGCGCCCCGCTGGCTCGATAGCACTGTGAATAGCGTCCAGTTCGCGGGCGCGTTCGGGCATGACCTCGGGTTTGATCTTGTCGCCCTGGAAGACGTCACCGTCCTCGAGGATAGTAGAGGTGGTAGAGAAAGACTTGAGCCCGGTCTGGTCGCTGTTGTCGTCCGGGTCGTCGAAGTCGCCCATGAACGGTCCGTGGCAGGACAACGTTATAAAACCCCTACGTCCGCAATGTCCGCAATGTCCGGTTGGAGCTATCGGCTTAAACGGGGGGGACGGGGGGTGTCCGCAATTTCCTGTCGGGGGGTAGGGACCAACCGATACTCGGGTGGCCGTGAGAACGAGCCGGTGATAGACAAAACGGGTGCTGGCGGCACTGTAGTGCCATTTTGTGGCGGTATCGACTGGCTCACGACTACCAGCCATCGTATAAGTTGCTGGTATCGTAAGATACTATACTACTATACTAGCGTTCGTCTAGAACTAGAAGAAGAAGCATATCAGGCACTTGCAACAGCTCTTCCAGAGACTCGTCCGGGAATCGACTGTGGAGCCGATGAAACCGTGGCAGCCCCATGTGCTTCCTCTGTTTCACTTGGACTACCAGTCGATCGTATACGGCCTACACGGTGACGGTGAATTGCGGACACACCCCCTCCCCCCGTTCTAGGGACCTCACTGACGTTCCGACAGCGGCCATGCAAACCAGCGATGATCTGCTTCAGTCAGTTTGGCAGCAAACAGTCCTTCGTGACCACGCCGAGCGTGAAAAGCGACCGGTGCACTCCTGAATGTGAATGAAAAGAGGTGTCGGGACACATCGCGGCTACCGCAGGTGGGTCGATGACTTATGCTCCAGTCGGACGGCCACGACGATTTGCGGAAGTGTGTCCCGCACAGCTCTGTCAAGACCGTTCATCCACGGAGAGTTGTGTCTGAACTCCAGACTCAATCCGAGCTTTGGCCCTCCGTTGGGTGCCTCTGAACTCGGTTACCCCACAAATTTCGCCAATCAGGTCTCGTGGGGTAACTATAGGGCGTTGTCTTGACCAGCCAGACCTCCCGAACTACCTGCTGGAACCCCTCGATTAACAGCCCCCCGAGAAGCTGGACGTTGTCGTCGAATGTGCCGTGGAACTCGCTGCTTGGAAGCGTCGACTACAGAGATTCCCAAAGCCCACCGACCTCCGACCCCCATCGAACAGTGTTACACATCGATGACGGGGGTGGGCGACGATTCAGCCGTTGAAACTGAGAGCTTACCCCTCGTGGAATTCCTGAAACTGCGTGTTGACCACGGATCGAAGCAACCTCCCTTGATTGGCGATTCGCTCCAGTCGGATATCTTCGGCAATTCGGTCCATCATTGCTGCTGGATCGCTGGTGAACACGAACTCCATGTACATCCCTCAACCACGCCCCCTGCTCCGACGTGCAGTCGAGACGAGCAGCGCTTTCTCGTAGAGGGACCGCTCATCACAATCGACCCGGTCTAGGTGCGCAGTCACCCAAGCCCAGCACGAGAAATATCGCAGTCGCTGGGTGATGGCAATGCTGTGGATCAGTCGGAGGAGCCGTCGTTGGATGCGAACGACGGTCGATTCGGCGCCCAGCGGGCCGAGAACGCGTTTCGTGAGGCCCCGGTCTGTCTACGCCGGGTCTAGACAGCTATTCATCGAGCAGATTTTACAGTACTCTCACACGTCACAAAGTTGCTCCCTTCGCAAAACATGGCTCTGGTGAATCACTAGACGGCGTCGGTTTTGACCGTTAGAATTTGGGAGATGAAGCGGGAAATCGGCGATGATTCATGTCGAAGATCTCCCGCTTCACGAGCAAAGCGGTCACGTTAGCTCAAAATGCTGTTGGTGGGCGAGGCGAAGGCGCCACCCCCTTCGGGGGCGGCGCCTTCGCCGACTACGCGGTGGTGTCGCTGCACTGTCTGAGGGGTACCTCGATAAATCGTACCGCGACGCACTCGATTTACTGAGCGAGATGCCACAGATACTGGCCGAGATCGGCCTCGACGAGGCCGATCTCCCCGACCACTCGACGCTCGTGAAGGCGTTTGACAGACTCAAGGCGGCGCTGTGGCGCGTGCTGCTCCGACTCTCGTCGGAACTGCACGACCCGAGCGGTCACGCCGCGATCGACGCGACGTTTTTCGACCGCGAAACCGCCAGCATGCACTACTGTCGCCGGACGAACTACCGCGTTCAGACGCTGAAAACGACCGCACTCGTCGATACAGAAACGCAGGCTGTTCTGGACGTTCACTGCTCGACCGGGAAACCGCACGACACGCAGCTCGGCTGGCAGGTCGCCCGCGTTGCGGCGGGCGACCTGACCAGCCTCGCCGCCGACAAAGGCTACGACTGGATGGAATTACGCGAAAACCTCAGGAAAGTGGGCGTGAGACCGCTGATCAAGCATCGGCTCTTCCGGCCCATCGACCACGCGCATAACGCGCGGGTCGATGGGCCTCGCTACCGCCAGCGATCGATGTGTGAGACCGTCTTCTCGGCGATCAAGCGCACGCACGGCGACGCCGTGCGTGCGCGAGCGTGGTTTCGGGAGTTTCGAGAGATCGTGCTGAAATGTGTCGTGCACAACATCAAGCGGGCTGTCACACCCTGAAATCAACCGCAGTATGGCGATTCACCAGAGCCGTCCTTCCGGGATAAACTCGAAGACGAGGTTGGAGCCTTCGCTCCACAGATCATCGAGGTTGAGCCCCGTGGTGAGACACAGCACAGCGAAGGCTGTGAGTTGGCGAACGCCCTCTGGGGGTTCCCGTTCAGTGAAACGGAGTTAGGCAACGGGACCTTTGATGAGCTGTTCGGAGCGTGCGAGCGAGCGTTCAAGCACAGGCTTCGCACGGACGCGACCAGATCCGTTACCGGCGAGTATGAGAAGCGGTCGATCCCGTATCTCGTGAACCGAAGCCCGAACGTCGCAGACGACTCGGTGAGAAACGAGACCCAGCTCCACTACCTCCTCAAAGCGTTCGTCATTCGATCGCTCGTCGAGTGCGGCGAATGTTCGCTCGAAGAGGTCGCCACGGAGGGTGACACGGAGATCGCGACCGCTACGGGCGGATCGCTTATTCCGGATGTCCAGGCGGGGAGGACCGTTTACGAGGTTGAAACACTCTACGGGACGGGGGAGCCACTCACCAAACTCAAAGAAACCGTCGAGCGGTACCACCAGAGTTCCGAGAGCCCCGGGATCAATCTCGTGCTCACTGGACTGACAGCCGGCCTCTACGCCTACGAGTTGCGACAGCTAATCCGTGATATCGACGCTGAGTACCCAGCGCTGACAGTCAATATTCTGGTTCCAAGTCTCCACGACCGGACGCTCGTCTCTTTCGATGAGATGGATAATAATTCGACCCCTCGCTCCTGATACTGCAGAGCTTTGTCTAAACTCATGGAATCCATGAGTCATTGAAATCTAATCGCAAGCACTGCGTCACAGGATCTGTCCCCTGTCGAACAATCACAGCCCATTTGTCAGCCTCGTTAGAAACACAGCCATGTCATCCAACGACCGAGCAGTCGGTACACTCCTCGGGTTAGCCTGTGGTGACGCATTGGGTCGTCCAGTCGAGTTCCGCTCTCCGGCATCCATCGAGCGCGAACACGGTACCGTCGACGAGATGCTCGGCCACGGAACGCACAATCAGCCGGCTGGGACGATCACCGACGATACCGAGATGGCGCTCTGTATCGCCCGTAGTTTGGCCGAACACCGCCGATTCGAGCCCAAGGATATCGCTCGGCGGTTCATCGAGTGGTACGATAGCGGCCCATTCGACATCGGTGGGATGACAGCACGGGCGATCCGACTGCTGAAACAGGACGTCACCTGGGATGAAGCCGGCCAGCGCGTTTGGGAGGGAAGTCCCGAGGGAGCGAACGCGGGTAACGGGAGTGTGATGCGATGTGCGCCGTATGCGGTTGCGTTCTCGGAGGACTTCGAGACGCTGGAGCGCGTCAGTCGGGCCTCCTCTGCCATCACGCACGCCGACCCGCGTTGTACTGCTGGCTGTGCAGTCCTGAACCGAACACTGGCTGGGTTGATCGTCGACGAAGAGGACCCGCTCGAGACCGCACTAGCAGAGGTGGACGTTCCGGACGAACTCCATGACGCACTCGCTGGAGTGCCCGAAGCGGTGTCTGGGTCCGAGTTGCAGAACTCCGGGTATGTGGTGACAACGCTGCAGGCAGGACTGTACCACGGCCTCGCCGCGGAGACGGCCGAGCAAGCAATTGTTGATGCCGTCGCGATGGGGGCGATACTGATACGATTGGGGCAGTCGCTGGTGCTGTCGCAGGCGCACGGTTCGGGGCGACTGCGCTCCCAGAGCGGTGGACCGAGGCGCTCGTCGGTCACGACGAGATACGGACGCTGGCACAGGAACTGGCTGGCGCTTCGTTCCACCAATGACGCCTGAGTCGTCACCGATACGGAGAGCGTACTGACCATGCGGGTTATGACATGGAACGTCAACAAGTCGGCCAACAGCGCTGGCCGGATCGACGATCAACTTGAGTACATCGCCGAGTGTGATGTCGACGTACTCCTGCTGCAAGAGGTCAGATATGGGCGTGATCATCGGTGGGTCGACGCATGGAAAACAGGACTGCGGCAGCTGGGGCTCGGAACAATCGAACACAGTTGTGACCTGGCTGCCGAACTCGCTGCATCATCGGTCCCACCTCACGATGGGATTGGTCACGACAACGGTCATCTCACCGCCGTCGCCACCGACTGGTCGCTTGAGCGGCAAGACCAGGCGACCGTTGAGCTCTATCAAACGGGCGATACCAGCCAGTTGTCGACGCACTTCCCCGAGAAGATCCTCGTCACCGAACTCACGACACCCAAAACCGAAATCGAACTATGGAACGTGCGTGCAGTGCCCGGCAGCTCGTGGGGCCAGGAGAAAATCAAGCTCTTCGAAACCGTCTACGATCAGCTAACGGCAGCAGGCCCAAAGCTCAGAATCCTCGCTGGCGATTTCAATTCTCCACAACAGGAGCTAGCCGATGGTCAGGCGATTCCGTTTGGCTACCAGAAAGCCCCAGAACTTCGCCAGCGGTGGGTCAATGCAGAACTGAACATGCTGAAAGGCTTGGGCAATCTCGGGATGATCGATATCTTTCGGGCCTTGCATGGGTACGGGGACGTAGACGTCACGCAGACGAGCTGGAGAGAGAAACGCTTCGACCACATGTTCGCCTCCAAATCGCTGTCCGTCCGGCACTGCTCATACGACACGGCGGGGCTGGACTGCAGCGACCACGCACCACTCATCGCTGATTTTGATCTCTCAGCGGAGGTCTGATGATTCGATGATCTCTCGGGGGGCTGCACTCCGATTTCTGCTCACGACCGTAGTCCAGTAGAGCCGCTGTGCCACTGTATCGTGACTGTTCGATGGTTATCCTAATCTCTATAGCATGCAGATCGGCTCGAATAGGCCCTTCGCCAATACCTACGTGTGGTGACCAATACGAATTTATGATTGCCTGAAATGTAGCCAGTATGTCTGACCGACCGTTGGGTCCTCGGCGACGGGCTCTTCTCACAGCCTGGGGGCGATACATCGAATCTCACTCGACTGGCCCAGGAATCGATTGCGGTGCCGAGAACCGGACCGTTCTGACGCAACAGGCAGCTGGTGAATTCATCAACAATCCTTCCGAAGAGCGATTTCGAGCCCTCTGGGACAGAGATATCATCGCTGACGCAGTAATGGGTGGTCCGGACTTGGTGCTGAACCGATGGGACGAGTCAATGGATGCCCTCGGCGACCTCGTTCGTGCCATCGACGAGGCAGGCGAATACCATTCGAGCTGGGCGGACGTGTTCAACCGGCGAGGCTCGTGGGAGCTGTATGGTCGTCTCAATCCGGAGCAGGCCCCTATTCTGAGCAGCGAGTGTCTGAGGGGATTGAACGAAATGGGCTATGGCCGTGTGACAGCGCGAGAAGAGGCGGTCGACGCCTGGAACGCCTTTGAGTCGGATTATAGCGCTGTCGTTGGCCATGCAACGGCAGGGACCGATCACGAAGTTCCCCTCGCACACGAGATGAGTGAGTTTCTGATCTTCATTGCTGAAAACGACGACGAGACGATCATCGACCTCCTCTCCGATGGGACGGAGTACGTACCGATCGCGGGGTGGCGGGATGAGGCCC from Halomarina salina includes:
- a CDS encoding orc1/cdc6 family replication initiation protein — translated: MGPRFQPDDTLYKRRNTLKVEYVPDEIVGRDNEIEEYEAALQPVINGEYPDNIFIYGKTGVGKTAVTNFLLNELQESADHFDVNLSFITVNCDGLSTSYQAAISLVNRLREPEHHIAETGHPQSKVYRLLWDELNKLEGTVIVVLDEVDHITDDTFLYQITRADNNGYIDGIQLGIIGISNDSTFRERLDAKVQSSLCETEISFPPYGTEELQKVLEQRAEIAFHTNALDDGVIPLCAALGRQDGGDARRAITLLRKAGDLARTENANVVTTTHVERAQERLEAQQSMDIMRDLTEHEQLTLYALTTLAAEDATPARSRVVYQRYKQLCEAQNREPRTARRMRSFLSDFEILNLTHSQIEHRGQDGGTYREHELTRNIPTVIDALQTVIAETGAHSSVVEYLPDSGEEFARI
- a CDS encoding Cdc6/Cdc18 family protein, whose amino-acid sequence is MGDFDDPDDNSDQTGLKSFSTTSTILEDGDVFQGDKIKPEVMPERARELDAIHSAIEPAGRGENPRNLFIYGKPGQGKTAAVLLKRDQFADFADQEDLNVTIVYIECNSANKSYHVLTTALKKLKGLDRKPRGQTLDNLYSDLFEYMNEHGGTYIYLLDEIDRIKDTSDDELNILYKLPRAYSSEELDDDVGCSVIGISNDRRFKSELSPRIKDALYESEVDFPPYTVDQLTQILYRRAAAGLHDTTLTYDDGEVVGIDSSVVTERVVRTCASSAERERGSARQAIDLLGQAATIAHDERTEAVTVEHVEAAKQEVNKNYIKNMLNDHTADDLLTLCGLLYLEARGETPARTNEIHTYYSTYAKSVDETPLVQRRMRDRLQDLKLTGVINLEKVAGGQRGGERWEGELSIPLDETIDILLSDDSYAPRYGHIAEEIASELR
- a CDS encoding endonuclease/exonuclease/phosphatase family protein, whose product is MTWNVNKSANSAGRIDDQLEYIAECDVDVLLLQEVRYGRDHRWVDAWKTGLRQLGLGTIEHSCDLAAELAASSVPPHDGIGHDNGHLTAVATDWSLERQDQATVELYQTGDTSQLSTHFPEKILVTELTTPKTEIELWNVRAVPGSSWGQEKIKLFETVYDQLTAAGPKLRILAGDFNSPQQELADGQAIPFGYQKAPELRQRWVNAELNMLKGLGNLGMIDIFRALHGYGDVDVTQTSWREKRFDHMFASKSLSVRHCSYDTAGLDCSDHAPLIADFDLSAEV